A window from Hymenobacter volaticus encodes these proteins:
- the hutH gene encoding histidine ammonia-lyase has protein sequence MPHNDDYALTPSARLDLATLGHLLRDNTRLTLSAEARQRIETCYTYLHERLAQSDTPVYGINTGFGALCNTSISPADRSQLQINLMMSHACGTGAEVPAEIVRLMLLLKAQSLSYGHSGVQLATVQRLLDCYNREILPVVYQQGSLGASGDLAPLAHLCLPLMGLGEVNYQGYRLAAADAFSLFSWTPLTLEAKEGLALLNGTQFMLAYGVHCLLRMQRLLDAADVLGALSLEAFDGRSEPFDERLHRIRPHAGQQVVAQRIRELLSGSELQQQPKKVVQDPYSFRCLPQVHGASRDALAYVQQVLETECNSVTDNPNLFPDDDLILSGGNFHGQPLALALDMLAIATAELGSISERRTYQLLSGQRGLPPFLVAEPGLNSGLMIPQYTAAGIVSENKQLCTPASVDSIVSSNGQEDHVSMGANAATKALRVVGNVEQILAIELLTATQALAFRRPARTSEALEQVLTAFRAKVNFVSRDRVLYPDLQAAVAFVRAYEWV, from the coding sequence ATGCCCCACAACGACGATTACGCTCTTACCCCTTCCGCCCGCCTCGACCTAGCTACCCTCGGGCACCTGCTCCGCGACAACACTCGCCTGACCCTCTCCGCGGAAGCCCGCCAGCGCATCGAGACCTGCTATACCTACCTGCACGAACGACTAGCCCAATCCGATACGCCGGTGTATGGCATCAACACCGGTTTCGGGGCGCTGTGCAACACCAGCATTTCGCCCGCCGACCGGAGCCAGTTGCAGATCAACTTAATGATGTCGCACGCCTGTGGTACCGGTGCCGAGGTGCCCGCTGAAATAGTACGGCTGATGTTGCTGCTGAAAGCCCAAAGCTTGAGCTACGGACACAGCGGCGTGCAGTTAGCCACCGTGCAGCGCCTGCTGGACTGCTACAACCGCGAGATTCTGCCGGTGGTGTATCAGCAAGGCTCCTTGGGTGCAAGCGGCGACCTGGCACCGCTGGCTCATTTGTGCTTGCCGCTGATGGGCCTCGGTGAAGTGAATTACCAAGGCTACCGCCTCGCCGCCGCCGATGCCTTCAGTCTTTTCAGTTGGACGCCACTCACCTTAGAAGCAAAGGAAGGACTGGCATTGCTCAATGGTACTCAGTTTATGCTGGCCTATGGTGTGCACTGCTTGTTGCGGATGCAACGCCTACTCGATGCTGCTGATGTGCTTGGCGCGTTATCGTTGGAGGCTTTTGATGGGCGCAGTGAGCCGTTTGACGAGCGTCTGCACCGTATCCGGCCCCACGCCGGACAGCAAGTGGTGGCCCAACGAATCCGTGAGCTGTTAAGCGGCAGCGAGCTGCAGCAACAGCCCAAGAAGGTGGTCCAAGACCCCTACTCTTTCCGTTGCCTGCCCCAAGTACACGGCGCCTCGCGCGACGCGCTGGCGTACGTGCAACAAGTGCTGGAGACAGAGTGCAATTCCGTTACTGACAACCCCAACCTCTTTCCCGACGACGACCTGATTCTGAGCGGCGGCAACTTCCACGGGCAGCCACTGGCGTTGGCCCTCGATATGCTGGCTATAGCTACCGCCGAACTAGGCAGCATCTCGGAGCGGCGTACGTACCAGCTTCTCAGCGGCCAACGCGGGTTGCCGCCTTTCCTAGTGGCAGAGCCTGGCCTAAACTCGGGACTGATGATTCCGCAGTACACGGCCGCCGGCATCGTGAGCGAGAACAAGCAACTCTGTACCCCGGCTTCGGTAGATAGCATTGTGAGCAGCAACGGCCAAGAAGACCACGTGAGCATGGGCGCCAACGCCGCCACCAAGGCACTACGCGTAGTTGGGAATGTCGAGCAAATCCTGGCTATTGAGTTGCTCACAGCAACTCAAGCGCTGGCTTTCCGCCGTCCCGCTCGCACCTCGGAAGCGCTAGAGCAAGTGCTAACTGCTTTTCGCGCGAAAGTCAACTTCGTGAGCCGCGACCGGGTGCTCTACCCCGATCTGCAGGCTGCCGTTGCTTTCGTGCGGGCGTATGAGTGGGTATAA
- a CDS encoding family 43 glycosylhydrolase: MNATHTKLVGKKVELFRNDAPWEGCLVEGSAIVRHNNYFYMFYAGNGCCGKCCTYATGVARAESLLGPWEKCPENPILKKNATWKCPGHGTVAEYEGRWFLLHHAYHVQSHEFVGRQGILSEFTWNEEGWPEFEGKSPQAAPLHDVSILNVTDNFEGNCLAGTWQWPIGREPEAGVSDGQLLLTASPTGMGSIVAQRTFTATYKVTTAVELNSLDPATFAGLSAIGDPNNALALVVGDGTLQVWSVKKGKHESITKIDLPLGKTLNLRLESWGGQRFRFTYNVDGSSWQPVVLDSFALNGTYLPPWDRGIRVGLLAQGPATSTVAFNQFTIRNQR, encoded by the coding sequence ATCAACGCCACGCACACCAAGCTGGTGGGTAAGAAAGTGGAGTTGTTCCGCAATGATGCTCCGTGGGAGGGCTGCTTGGTAGAAGGTTCTGCCATTGTGCGGCACAACAACTACTTCTATATGTTCTACGCTGGCAACGGCTGCTGCGGCAAGTGCTGCACGTATGCTACCGGCGTGGCCCGTGCTGAGAGCCTGCTAGGCCCTTGGGAGAAGTGCCCTGAGAATCCGATTCTAAAGAAAAATGCCACCTGGAAGTGCCCCGGTCACGGCACTGTAGCCGAATACGAAGGCCGGTGGTTCTTGCTGCACCACGCGTATCACGTGCAGAGCCATGAATTTGTGGGCCGGCAAGGTATCTTGAGCGAGTTCACTTGGAACGAGGAAGGCTGGCCTGAGTTTGAAGGCAAAAGCCCACAGGCTGCCCCACTGCACGACGTGAGCATTCTAAACGTAACCGACAATTTCGAAGGCAATTGCCTGGCGGGTACGTGGCAGTGGCCTATCGGTCGTGAGCCAGAGGCAGGCGTAAGCGACGGGCAGCTGTTGCTCACTGCTAGCCCAACCGGAATGGGTTCTATTGTTGCACAACGCACGTTTACAGCCACCTATAAAGTGACTACCGCCGTGGAGTTGAACTCGTTGGATCCTGCTACTTTCGCTGGTCTGTCGGCCATCGGCGACCCAAACAATGCCTTGGCTCTGGTAGTCGGTGACGGTACGCTGCAAGTATGGTCGGTGAAGAAAGGTAAGCACGAGAGCATCACCAAGATTGATCTGCCACTTGGCAAAACCCTCAATCTGCGTTTGGAGTCGTGGGGTGGCCAACGCTTCCGCTTCACTTACAATGTAGATGGTAGCTCTTGGCAGCCGGTTGTACTCGACAGCTTCGCGCTCAACGGTACGTATCTGCCGCCATGGGACCGGGGTATCCGCGTAGGCTTGCTGGCGCAAGGTCCTGCCACTTCAACGGTAGCCTTCAACCAGTTCACTATCCGCAACCAGCGGTAA
- the hisS gene encoding histidine--tRNA ligase — MSTPKPSIPKGTRDFGPAVVARRNYIFGIIRRTFEKFGYAPLETPTLENLSVLTGKYGDEGDQLLFKVLNSGDFLKDVTAVDLTNEDGKATRRVLPKVAEKGLRYDLTVPFARYVVMNRGTLTFPFKRYQIQPVWRADRPQRGRYREFYQCDADVVGTNSLLCEAEIVLMMCEVLNTLGLTDFTIKINHRGVLRNIYQALGGEGTEVDLFTAIDKLDKIGVEGVRKELADRGFSEEAMGKLFALLGVEGNFEEKLERLLAGFVTAGVDADNATTDGYKGLQDLKRVYEYLQGFQFKQFGNLDFDVTLARGLSYYTGCIFEIKINNVNMGSVSGGGRYDNLTGAFGLPGVSGVGFSFGVDRLYDCLDELNLFPPAVATTTRCLVANFDAEAERAVLPVLRQLREAGVASELYPEAGKLKKQLQYADQKGIPFVLLQGSEERSANQFKLKNMGTGEEKLLSLEAVLTELAG; from the coding sequence ATGAGCACCCCAAAACCTAGCATTCCTAAAGGCACCCGCGACTTTGGCCCGGCCGTGGTGGCACGCCGCAACTATATCTTCGGCATTATTCGCCGGACCTTCGAAAAGTTTGGCTACGCCCCCCTGGAGACGCCAACGCTCGAGAACCTATCGGTGCTGACTGGAAAATACGGCGACGAAGGCGACCAACTTTTATTTAAGGTTCTCAACTCCGGCGACTTCCTTAAAGATGTCACTGCGGTCGACTTAACCAACGAAGACGGCAAAGCCACTCGGCGCGTACTACCCAAGGTGGCCGAAAAGGGTCTGCGCTACGACCTCACCGTACCGTTTGCACGCTACGTAGTGATGAACCGCGGCACGCTCACCTTCCCCTTCAAGCGCTATCAGATTCAGCCGGTTTGGCGCGCCGACCGGCCTCAACGCGGCCGGTATCGTGAGTTTTATCAGTGTGACGCCGACGTGGTGGGCACCAACTCGTTGCTGTGTGAGGCGGAAATCGTGCTGATGATGTGCGAGGTGCTGAACACGTTGGGGCTAACGGATTTCACCATCAAAATCAATCACCGCGGTGTCCTGCGCAATATCTATCAGGCCCTGGGCGGTGAAGGCACCGAAGTGGATCTGTTCACTGCCATCGACAAGCTCGACAAGATTGGCGTGGAGGGTGTGCGCAAGGAGTTGGCCGACCGTGGATTCTCGGAAGAAGCTATGGGCAAGTTATTTGCCTTACTCGGCGTAGAAGGCAATTTCGAGGAAAAGTTGGAGCGGCTACTAGCCGGTTTTGTAACCGCGGGCGTTGATGCCGACAATGCCACTACTGATGGCTACAAGGGGTTGCAGGACTTGAAGCGGGTGTACGAATACTTACAAGGCTTCCAGTTCAAACAATTCGGCAACCTGGATTTCGACGTGACGCTGGCCCGCGGCCTAAGCTATTATACGGGTTGCATCTTCGAAATCAAGATCAACAACGTGAACATGGGTAGCGTGAGCGGCGGCGGCCGCTACGACAACCTCACCGGGGCGTTCGGGCTGCCGGGGGTATCGGGGGTAGGCTTCTCGTTTGGCGTAGACCGGCTGTACGACTGCCTCGACGAGCTAAACCTGTTCCCGCCAGCCGTGGCTACTACCACGCGCTGCTTGGTAGCCAACTTCGATGCGGAAGCCGAACGGGCCGTGCTGCCTGTGTTGCGCCAATTACGCGAAGCCGGAGTAGCCAGCGAACTGTATCCGGAAGCGGGCAAGCTCAAGAAGCAGCTCCAGTACGCCGACCAGAAGGGCATTCCGTTTGTGCTGCTGCAGGGCTCGGAGGAGCGAAGCGCCAATCAGTTTAAACTCAAAAACATGGGCACTGGCGAAGAAAAGCTGCTTTCACTTGAAGCGGTACTGACAGAACTGGCAGGCTAG
- a CDS encoding efflux RND transporter periplasmic adaptor subunit yields the protein MDRAISTSTVHRRRRRSWLIASGIVLVLVAGLLAFRGALKPSLKRSSILTATTETGDVEAALTASGLIIPAYEAVITSPIQSTIRRVAVAVGSKVQPGQTILELDRELTTSALAKLQDEQQQNRIKNNQLQLTLEKALNDLRSQEQVQQVKVRSLQSTLRDEQYLLKIGGGTSESVRQAELNLKVAQLELQRLGEQIRNQRAANAADVRELGFTMQIQDRSIAELAGKLAQANISSQQPGVLTWVNEDLGTTVQAGDALARVADLSRFRVRATISDNYADALHLGDPVVVRINDTDLRGTISTISPAVDKGVVSFYASLVKDNYPGLRSNLRADVFVVTRAHHNVVRIKNGPFYQGGKEQPVFVVRNGKLVRRTVQFGDSNFDFVEVKSGLQAGEEIVVSDMKDYLDTPELVLNN from the coding sequence ATGGACAGAGCTATTTCAACTTCTACCGTACATCGTCGCCGGCGCCGCAGTTGGCTTATTGCTAGTGGCATAGTGCTTGTGTTGGTGGCAGGTCTGCTAGCCTTTCGGGGTGCCCTGAAGCCAAGTCTGAAACGTAGCAGCATTCTTACGGCTACCACCGAAACCGGAGACGTGGAAGCAGCCCTTACCGCGTCGGGGCTCATTATTCCAGCTTACGAAGCCGTAATTACCAGTCCGATCCAAAGCACCATTCGGCGGGTAGCAGTAGCAGTTGGCAGCAAGGTGCAGCCAGGACAAACCATTCTGGAGCTAGATAGAGAGCTGACCACTTCGGCCCTGGCTAAACTGCAGGACGAGCAGCAGCAAAACCGTATCAAGAACAATCAGCTGCAACTGACTCTGGAAAAAGCTCTGAACGACCTTCGCTCCCAAGAACAGGTGCAGCAGGTGAAGGTCCGCAGCTTGCAGTCGACCCTGCGCGACGAGCAGTATCTGCTAAAGATTGGGGGCGGCACCTCCGAAAGTGTGCGCCAAGCCGAATTGAACCTCAAAGTAGCGCAGCTAGAACTGCAGCGCCTAGGAGAACAAATCCGGAACCAGCGAGCTGCCAACGCCGCTGACGTACGCGAGTTGGGCTTCACGATGCAAATTCAGGACCGTAGCATAGCAGAACTGGCTGGTAAGCTGGCGCAAGCCAATATCAGCAGCCAACAACCTGGTGTGCTTACGTGGGTCAACGAAGATCTTGGTACCACCGTGCAGGCAGGTGACGCGCTAGCTCGAGTAGCCGATTTAAGCCGGTTTCGGGTGCGGGCTACAATTTCCGATAACTACGCCGATGCCCTTCACCTCGGTGACCCGGTGGTGGTTCGCATCAATGATACCGACCTGCGCGGCACCATTAGCACCATTAGTCCGGCCGTGGACAAGGGTGTGGTGTCTTTCTATGCATCGTTGGTAAAAGACAATTATCCGGGGCTGCGTTCTAACCTGCGGGCCGATGTATTTGTGGTGACCAGGGCGCATCACAACGTGGTGCGAATTAAGAACGGTCCCTTCTACCAAGGCGGCAAAGAGCAGCCCGTGTTTGTGGTGCGCAACGGCAAACTGGTTCGGCGGACGGTGCAGTTCGGTGACAGCAATTTTGACTTCGTGGAAGTGAAAAGCGGGCTGCAAGCTGGCGAAGAAATAGTGGTGTCCGACATGAAGGATTACCTCGACACACCCGAACTCGTTCTTAACAACTAA
- a CDS encoding TonB-dependent receptor domain-containing protein, producing the protein MSALSLFTLELRAQNVASTKVAVGTATGSISGTLLDQKTGQPLSFASVVLLQAHGDSSFVAGAQTGDNGAFEMAKVAAGQYMLKATVLGYKPLRQLVTLSGTAPTARLGTLKLLPTATQLAGVTVQGERATVEESLDKKVINVEKDLSSVGGTAVNVLQNVPSVAVSPDGTVSMRGSSNITILIDGKPTNTATGGNRLEQIPASSIEKVEVVTNPSARYDAAGGGGVINIILKKQKKDGWNGQATVNLGTRDKYNTSLSLNRRAGKINWFGSYDFRDDRYRSLMNSKQTTILEGQELRVDQDGTNRRHNVTHSGRLGFDYTISPEQSLTVSVEPNKNKGLNTGNQLATLTDATGTNRISSSFGVTEDVMNTEASVDYRHTWDAHKGREWTANVTYTNLLADVVVGQRNTEGSIDLREWKQDLDVTLNAASYQTDYVHPLSDKSRLEAGLKGQLMRNDGTDNFLRQAADGPAMERIADRSYAYEFREYTQAGYVNAQHELGKWRVQGGVRAEYTNTSGQVEGGTGKFKLNYLNLFPSATVVRTLPTADQRVQLSYSRRLNRPGFMQLLAFPLYQDQRTYRIGDPTLRPEYINAFELGHQITLGKASLNSTLFYRQTTNAIQRLVRVDTTATRLYGNGAVITATYADNFGQATSLGGEVSYNQPLTSWWRLTASGSLFQTNVTAATGNESSRRTVSGTARLMNSFTPTPKLDMQVTGNYRAAVITTQGRLAPVGSVDVALRQRLFNDRAALTLRVSDLFNTQRNLTQVYTTDAAGTGFRARYYNKWESRVGYLGFSWYLGSNKPPKKIENQPQGGGGGFGG; encoded by the coding sequence ATGTCTGCACTTAGCCTCTTTACTCTGGAACTGCGCGCTCAGAACGTGGCATCTACTAAAGTTGCGGTTGGCACTGCTACTGGCTCTATCTCAGGCACCTTGCTCGATCAAAAAACCGGGCAGCCGCTTTCTTTCGCCAGCGTGGTGCTGTTGCAAGCCCACGGCGACAGCAGCTTCGTAGCTGGTGCTCAAACTGGCGATAATGGTGCCTTTGAGATGGCGAAAGTGGCAGCTGGGCAGTATATGCTGAAGGCTACTGTACTAGGCTACAAGCCCCTACGGCAGTTGGTCACGCTGAGTGGCACTGCGCCTACAGCTCGCTTAGGCACTCTGAAACTACTTCCTACGGCCACCCAATTAGCTGGCGTAACGGTGCAGGGCGAGCGGGCTACTGTGGAAGAAAGCCTTGATAAGAAGGTAATCAACGTAGAAAAGGATTTGAGCAGCGTAGGTGGCACCGCCGTGAATGTGCTGCAAAACGTGCCCTCGGTAGCCGTATCGCCCGACGGGACGGTGAGCATGCGGGGCAGCAGCAACATCACCATCCTGATAGATGGCAAGCCAACCAACACCGCAACGGGCGGCAACCGGTTAGAGCAAATTCCAGCTAGCTCTATTGAGAAGGTGGAAGTGGTAACAAATCCTTCGGCTCGCTACGATGCCGCGGGCGGCGGTGGGGTAATCAACATCATCCTGAAAAAGCAGAAGAAAGACGGCTGGAATGGTCAGGCTACGGTAAACTTAGGCACCCGCGACAAGTACAACACCAGCCTCAGCTTGAATCGCCGGGCTGGCAAAATCAACTGGTTTGGGTCTTACGACTTCCGCGACGACCGGTACCGCAGCTTGATGAACAGCAAGCAAACCACCATCCTGGAAGGCCAAGAATTGCGTGTTGATCAAGATGGCACCAACCGCCGCCACAACGTAACGCACTCGGGCCGCTTGGGCTTCGACTACACCATTTCGCCAGAGCAAAGCCTGACCGTATCGGTGGAACCCAACAAAAACAAAGGCCTTAACACCGGCAACCAGCTAGCCACGCTCACAGATGCCACTGGCACCAACCGCATTAGTAGCTCTTTCGGGGTAACGGAGGACGTCATGAATACGGAAGCCTCAGTGGATTACCGCCATACTTGGGATGCCCACAAGGGCCGCGAATGGACTGCCAATGTCACCTATACTAATCTATTGGCTGATGTAGTGGTAGGACAGCGCAACACGGAAGGCTCTATCGATCTGCGCGAGTGGAAGCAGGACCTGGACGTGACGTTGAATGCTGCTTCTTACCAGACCGATTACGTGCACCCTTTAAGTGACAAGAGCCGCTTGGAGGCCGGCCTGAAAGGGCAGCTGATGCGCAACGATGGCACCGATAACTTCCTGCGTCAAGCCGCCGATGGACCTGCGATGGAGCGGATTGCTGACCGGTCGTATGCCTACGAGTTCCGCGAATACACCCAGGCGGGCTACGTCAATGCCCAGCACGAACTAGGCAAGTGGCGGGTGCAAGGCGGGGTACGGGCTGAATACACCAACACCAGCGGCCAAGTGGAAGGTGGCACGGGTAAGTTCAAGCTCAACTACCTCAACTTGTTCCCCTCGGCTACCGTCGTTCGGACGCTGCCAACGGCCGACCAGCGCGTGCAGCTTAGCTACTCGCGTCGCCTCAACCGCCCAGGGTTCATGCAGTTGCTGGCTTTCCCACTCTACCAAGACCAGCGCACCTACCGCATCGGCGACCCAACGCTCCGGCCCGAGTATATCAATGCTTTCGAGCTAGGGCATCAAATAACGCTAGGTAAGGCCTCGCTCAACTCCACCCTGTTTTATCGCCAAACCACCAATGCCATTCAGCGCCTGGTGCGGGTAGACACTACGGCCACTCGCCTCTACGGCAACGGTGCCGTCATTACGGCCACCTACGCCGATAACTTCGGCCAAGCCACTAGCTTAGGTGGTGAGGTATCCTACAACCAGCCCCTTACGAGCTGGTGGCGCCTGACAGCCAGCGGCTCGCTGTTCCAAACCAACGTAACTGCGGCCACGGGCAACGAATCGAGCCGGCGCACGGTATCGGGCACGGCCCGCCTGATGAACAGCTTTACCCCTACTCCGAAGCTCGATATGCAAGTAACGGGCAACTACCGCGCTGCCGTGATTACCACTCAAGGCCGCCTCGCACCAGTAGGCTCCGTTGATGTAGCCTTGCGCCAGCGCCTGTTCAACGACCGGGCCGCCTTGACCCTCCGAGTGAGCGACTTGTTCAATACCCAACGTAACCTGACCCAAGTGTACACCACTGATGCTGCCGGCACCGGTTTCCGGGCCCGCTATTACAACAAGTGGGAGTCGCGGGTAGGCTACCTAGGCTTCTCCTGGTACCTCGGTTCCAACAAGCCACCAAAGAAAATCGAGAACCAGCCCCAAGGTGGTGGTGGCGGTTTCGGCGGATAA
- a CDS encoding TolC family protein has protein sequence MKRILTFLLLAGSTASAQVPTTTKTLDEVIELALNQSAVAKQTQTTRDQSYWQWRTYQANYKPQLGLQGTLPDFSRAITPVEQPNGTIDFKPVRYNNSNLALTVSQNIGLTGGQVFVASEVQRFDDFNGRMKRYNNQPVSIGLTQPFGKFNSLRWANRIEPLRYQESQRLYVEEREGIAQRITELYFDVLQQQVNAEVASQNVRANEELLRLGRERHQLGYLSQSDLLRLELNLLNARQAMAQGQLDAQNAAVSLQSYTGLRAETLQLAVPVAAPHLVVPAELALAQARQNRSVVLGFRRRLLQAEREVALARGTTGFQATLSANLGYVNQASNLWDTYAALQNQQQVQLTFSLPLVDWGKQRSIMKTAELTRRQVQNDVAQEELSFEQSVQVQATQIKTLSEQLALASHADSLAQQRYNIAQATYKVGRISLTDLTIASAEKDQARRTYILALRAAWVAHYRLRALTLYDFERQIPLAAK, from the coding sequence ATGAAACGGATACTTACTTTCCTGTTGCTGGCCGGTAGTACTGCTTCGGCTCAAGTTCCAACTACCACCAAGACGTTAGATGAAGTTATAGAGCTGGCGCTGAACCAGTCGGCGGTGGCCAAGCAAACTCAAACCACCCGCGACCAAAGCTACTGGCAGTGGCGCACCTACCAAGCCAACTACAAGCCGCAGTTAGGTTTACAGGGCACTCTGCCGGATTTCAGCCGCGCCATAACGCCGGTAGAGCAGCCCAACGGTACCATTGACTTCAAACCTGTCCGTTATAATAACTCCAACCTGGCCTTGACGGTCAGCCAGAATATTGGCCTGACTGGCGGACAAGTGTTTGTTGCTTCCGAAGTGCAGCGTTTCGATGACTTCAACGGCCGTATGAAGCGCTACAACAACCAGCCCGTTAGCATCGGCCTCACGCAGCCTTTTGGCAAGTTCAACAGTTTGCGCTGGGCGAACCGGATAGAGCCTTTGCGCTATCAAGAAAGCCAGCGGTTATACGTGGAGGAGCGCGAAGGCATAGCGCAGCGTATTACCGAGCTATATTTTGATGTGCTGCAACAGCAAGTAAACGCCGAAGTGGCCAGCCAAAACGTGCGTGCCAACGAGGAATTACTTCGCCTCGGAAGGGAGCGTCATCAACTGGGCTACCTCTCGCAGAGTGACTTATTGCGGCTGGAACTGAACTTACTAAATGCTCGCCAAGCCATGGCGCAGGGCCAACTCGACGCTCAAAACGCGGCCGTAAGCTTACAGAGCTACACGGGCTTGCGCGCCGAAACCCTGCAACTCGCTGTGCCCGTCGCGGCGCCGCACCTGGTAGTGCCTGCTGAGTTAGCCTTGGCCCAAGCTCGCCAAAACCGGAGTGTGGTGTTAGGCTTTCGCCGTCGGTTGCTGCAAGCAGAGCGTGAAGTAGCTTTAGCCCGCGGTACCACTGGTTTTCAGGCAACCCTTTCGGCCAACTTAGGCTACGTAAACCAAGCCAGTAATTTGTGGGATACCTATGCCGCCTTGCAAAACCAGCAGCAGGTGCAACTCACGTTCTCGCTGCCGCTCGTGGATTGGGGCAAGCAGCGGTCCATCATGAAAACGGCGGAGCTAACCCGCCGCCAAGTGCAAAATGATGTCGCTCAGGAAGAGCTTAGCTTCGAGCAGAGCGTACAGGTGCAAGCCACGCAAATCAAGACGTTGAGCGAGCAATTAGCCCTGGCTAGCCACGCCGATTCTCTAGCTCAGCAACGCTACAATATTGCGCAGGCAACTTATAAAGTAGGCCGCATCAGCCTCACCGACCTCACTATTGCTTCGGCAGAAAAAGATCAGGCCCGCCGTACTTACATCTTGGCGCTGCGTGCTGCTTGGGTGGCACATTACCGGCTGCGCGCTCTCACGCTCTATGATTTCGAGCGGCAAATACCACTAGCAGCAAAGTAG
- a CDS encoding glycoside hydrolase family 43 protein, with translation MSFEVETPAQIVTPATSLPTDCAPVTATNTAISAAPAVETAPVTSYANVVLPGDFPDPTIAKIGDTYWASATSAEWGPVFPLFKSTNLVDWQLVSHVFPNSSSLPEWTEANFWAPEIFHENGKTYVYYTARKKGGPLAIGVASADDPAGPYTDHGPLVAQRYGSIDGFPMRDEKGDLYLVWKEDGNAYKKPTRFGRSASTPRTPSWWVRKWSCSAMMLRGRAAW, from the coding sequence GTGTCTTTCGAAGTAGAAACACCAGCTCAGATCGTAACGCCCGCCACCTCTCTCCCGACGGATTGTGCGCCCGTTACCGCTACCAACACGGCTATTAGTGCGGCGCCTGCTGTTGAAACAGCGCCCGTTACTTCCTATGCAAACGTCGTGTTGCCGGGTGATTTTCCCGACCCGACTATTGCCAAAATTGGGGATACCTATTGGGCTAGCGCCACTTCGGCGGAGTGGGGACCAGTATTCCCGCTTTTCAAATCCACCAATTTGGTGGACTGGCAGCTAGTTAGCCACGTTTTCCCAAACAGCAGTTCCTTGCCGGAGTGGACGGAAGCCAACTTCTGGGCTCCCGAGATTTTCCACGAAAACGGCAAAACATACGTTTACTATACAGCCCGCAAGAAAGGCGGCCCCTTAGCTATTGGTGTAGCCAGCGCCGACGATCCGGCCGGTCCTTATACCGACCACGGCCCACTGGTGGCACAACGGTACGGCTCTATCGACGGCTTCCCGATGCGCGACGAGAAGGGTGACCTATACTTGGTGTGGAAGGAAGATGGCAACGCGTACAAGAAGCCAACCCGATTTGGGCGCAGCGCATCAACGCCACGCACACCAAGCTGGTGGGTAAGAAAGTGGAGTTGTTCCGCAATGATGCTCCGTGGGAGGGCTGCTTGGTAG
- a CDS encoding carboxypeptidase regulatory-like domain-containing protein, translating into MKTSSVNRSLLAFIFFMTGLQLSAHLLSSGTLSGSLRDGDTKEPIPHTSVVLLRATDHRFAAAGTTDAQGNFHFRKVPIGEYVVKTTVLGYQPQQPTIALRALHNRHQMGVLTLRSSSTQPTVTGSRNASAVARQVEVKPAAGKPAA; encoded by the coding sequence ATGAAAACTTCCTCTGTAAACCGCTCCTTGCTTGCTTTCATCTTCTTCATGACTGGGTTGCAACTATCGGCCCACCTCCTCAGCTCAGGCACCCTTTCAGGCAGCTTGCGCGACGGCGACACCAAAGAGCCAATTCCGCATACCAGCGTGGTACTGCTCCGCGCCACCGACCACCGCTTTGCCGCCGCTGGTACCACCGATGCTCAAGGCAATTTCCACTTCCGCAAAGTGCCCATCGGGGAGTATGTAGTGAAAACCACTGTCCTCGGCTATCAGCCCCAGCAGCCAACCATTGCGCTCCGCGCCCTGCACAACCGCCACCAAATGGGAGTGCTCACGCTCCGTTCATCCTCGACTCAGCCCACCGTAACGGGTAGCCGCAATGCCAGTGCAGTAGCGCGGCAAGTTGAAGTGAAACCTGCAGCAGGTAAGCCCGCTGCTTAA